A genomic segment from Pseudomonas sessilinigenes encodes:
- the queC gene encoding 7-cyano-7-deazaguanine synthase QueC: MTESVLNQATAEKRAVILLSGGLDSATVVAMARADGYSCYTMSFDYGQRHRAELQAAERVARNLGVVEHKVIGLNLNGIGGSALTDASIDVPEAPSEGIPVTYVPARNTVFLSLALGWAEVLEARDIFIGVNAVDYSGYPDCRPEFVESFERMANLATKAGVEGQGFRIQAPLQNLSKAEIIKAGVRLGVDYGLTVSCYQADNDGRACGKCDSCRLRADGFRAAGISDPTPYF; this comes from the coding sequence ATGACTGAATCAGTATTGAACCAAGCAACAGCTGAAAAACGCGCGGTAATTCTCCTGTCCGGTGGCCTGGACTCGGCCACTGTGGTGGCGATGGCCAGGGCCGATGGCTATAGCTGCTACACCATGAGTTTCGATTACGGCCAGCGCCATCGTGCTGAACTACAGGCGGCGGAGCGAGTGGCCCGGAATCTGGGCGTGGTGGAGCACAAGGTCATAGGCCTCAATCTGAACGGTATCGGCGGCTCCGCGTTGACCGATGCCTCCATCGATGTGCCGGAAGCGCCCAGCGAAGGTATTCCCGTTACCTACGTCCCTGCGCGCAACACCGTATTTCTTTCCCTGGCCCTGGGGTGGGCGGAAGTCCTGGAGGCGCGGGACATCTTCATCGGTGTCAACGCGGTGGATTACTCGGGGTATCCGGATTGCCGTCCAGAGTTCGTCGAGTCTTTCGAGCGCATGGCCAACCTGGCGACCAAGGCCGGGGTGGAGGGGCAGGGCTTTCGTATTCAGGCCCCGCTGCAGAACCTGAGCAAGGCCGAGATTATCAAGGCAGGAGTGCGCTTGGGAGTCGATTACGGACTGACCGTTTCCTGCTATCAGGCGGACAACGACGGCCGCGCTTGCGGCAAATGCGATAGCTGCCGCCTGCGTGCGGATGGCTTCCGCGCGGCCGGGATCAGCGACCCAACACCTTATTTTTGA
- the queE gene encoding 7-carboxy-7-deazaguanine synthase QueE, which produces MQDTLRITEVFYSLQGETRTAGLPTVFVRLTGCPLRCQYCDSAYAFNGGTQRTLDSLLEQVAGFRPRYVCVTGGEPLAQPNAIPLLKKLCDAGYEVSLETSGALDISAVDVRVSRVLDLKTPGSKEAHRNRYENIELLTANDQVKFVICSREDYDWAVSKLIQYRLEQRAGEVLFSPSHHDLNARDLADWIVADNLPVRLQLQLHKYLWNDEPGR; this is translated from the coding sequence ATGCAAGACACATTGAGAATCACCGAAGTTTTCTACTCGTTGCAGGGGGAAACTCGGACTGCCGGGCTGCCCACGGTTTTTGTGCGCCTGACCGGTTGTCCGCTGCGTTGCCAATACTGCGACAGCGCCTATGCCTTCAATGGCGGTACCCAACGAACCCTCGACAGCCTGCTTGAGCAGGTAGCCGGGTTCCGCCCGCGTTATGTCTGTGTCACCGGCGGCGAGCCGTTGGCCCAGCCTAATGCCATTCCCTTGCTCAAGAAGCTATGTGACGCCGGTTATGAGGTATCGCTGGAGACCAGCGGTGCCCTGGACATATCGGCCGTGGACGTGCGAGTCAGTCGAGTCCTGGACCTGAAGACCCCCGGCTCCAAGGAAGCGCATCGAAATCGCTACGAGAACATCGAGCTGCTGACCGCCAATGATCAGGTCAAGTTTGTCATCTGCTCCCGCGAGGACTATGACTGGGCAGTGTCCAAGTTGATCCAGTACCGTCTTGAGCAACGTGCTGGCGAAGTGTTGTTCTCGCCAAGTCACCACGATCTGAATGCACGCGATCTGGCTGACTGGATCGTGGCGGACAACCTGCCAGTACGCTTGCAACTGCAGCTACATAAATACCTTTGGAACGATGAGCCAGGACGCTGA